Below is a window of Desmonostoc muscorum LEGE 12446 DNA.
CAATCCCTTGCTCAAGTTCTTCATCCTCTGGACGCATAGGAATTAGACCTTTCTCCAAGGGTTTCCAATGAGGAAACTTTTGACTCAAATATCGCTCAGACATGTCTTGCAGAGCTTGTAATGTCGTCAAAACTGTAGAATTGGAAGCCACTGTTGCACTATTCCAATTAACACGGGGATTGCGCTCTTGTCGTTGTTCTAATAATGGATGTGTAACTGCGATTTTTCTAGCAACGATCGCAAAACCATCATCTTCATTCAACTGTGTTAGCTGACCTTTAGTCAACGGTGCAGCCATCAAGTTGACATGAACAAAAATCGATCTCACCCTCCGCCGTGCCTCGGTGCGAGTTTCCCCAGCCGCTACCGCACAGATGAACTCAATACCAATTTTTTCCTTGGGTAAATTTTGTAAGTAAGCAAGGTCTACTTGGTATTTTTGTATCAAATCATTGACTGTAATAAAACTGTCATCAGCAGCTTTATCTTTTTTATAGCGTTGGAGTTTACGAGTTTTAATTAACTCCATCAACCCCTGTACACCCATTAATCGATGTTGACCATCTAGTGCATAAATGGTTACATCATCTTCAGAAATATTTAGCAGACCTACTTTAGCGTCTTTATCTAAGGGGATGAAATCAGTGGTAGACTTGGTGGCGCGTCCTTCACTATCCCACTCAGCAGCTTTGGGATTATCCACCCACGGTTGATTAATTACAACCAACACCGGTGGAAACTTGTGATTGTGTCGAGCCGCTAAATACTGCACTAGCGGTGCTTGACGTGACCAATCAAGGGGACGCTGCTGAATTTCATCAATACTATCCGCGTCAATCTCGATATTCTCTGTCTCTGGATTGTATTTTTTTTGAAACAGAGGTAAGCCAGACGCGAAGTGAACACGACCTGCAAACCATTCCAATGTAACAGAGCTAACATAAGCCTCAGTACCACCCATCTCGGTTTTTTGAACGAGAATTTGATCCTTTTTACCTAAAAACTTCTCCAGCAGTAAAGCGAGTACCTGTTTTTCCTTGTTTTCTCGTTCCAGATACTCTCTAGCGATGTCAGCGGTTGGGTCAGATGTACTATCTTTCATGTTAATTTTTAAAAACGAAGTAGTAATATGTAGTTTGATTGTCCAAAAAATTGAGTATTAGTAATAAAGTTTTTAAAAACTTTTTTCTAACGCGAGTATATACGTTGCGCCTGTGTAGCCGATAATTCCATGCACTTAGATGGAAGAAATGAAGTTACACCCATGTTTTCAGAGAGAGAGGGAGAAATGACTACAGCACAACAAGCAGAAAATAAAGGTCAGCAAACACGTACTGTAGCAGAGTTAGTGGACTACATCCAAGCTCTCAACACTGAAATTCAAGAACTGTATTGTTTAGATGAGATACCTTGGGTTTTAGGCGTGTCTTGGGGAAAAGATTCTAGTACAGTATTGCAGCTTGTATGGAATGCGATCGCTGCTCTTCCTCCAGAAAAAAGAAGTAAGACTATTCATGTTATTACAACAGATACTCAGGTAGAAAATCCTGTAGTGTCTACTTGGGTTCGCAAATCCTTACAGAATCTTAAGGTAGCTGCTAAAAAATATGGGATGCCAATTGAACCACATTTACTACAACCAGTAATTGAAGACACATTTTGGGTAAATCTTATTGGTAAGGGATATCCAGCACCCCGTAACCAGTTTCGCTGGTGTACACCACGCTTAAAAATTAATCCTGCCAATCAATTCATTCGTGAAATAGTTAGAGCTAACGGTGAAACAATTCTTGTATTGGGGACTCGCAAGGCGGAGAGTTCCAAACGGGCTGCAACAATGAAAAAGCATCAGGCTGATAGAGTACGAGATCATCTGAGTCCTAATGCCAGTTTACCCAACTCCTTAATCTATACCCCCATTGAAGATTGGAGTAATAACGATGTCTGGATATACCTTAATCAGTATGAGAATCCTTGGGGACAAAACAATAAAGAATTATTCACTATGTACCGAGGTGCTACAGCAGATAATGAATGCCCACTAGTTGTTGATACTTCTACTCCTAGCTGTGGTGATTCCCGATTTGGCTGCTGGGTTTGTACACTAGTGAATAAGGATAAATCAATGGAGGCGATGATCCAAAATGATGAAGAAAAAGAATGGATGCAGCCTCTATTAGATATTAGGAATGAACTAGATATTCAAGATGATCGAGACAAGAGAGACTTTAGAAGAATTTGGGGAGATGTCCAACTATTTGAACGCAATAAAAACGGGGAAATTTCTGTAGAACCAATTCCTGGCCCTTATACTAAATATTGGCGGGAGCATTGGCTCAGACGATTATTAGAAGCGCAAACAAAAATCCGTCATACAGCGCCAGAAAATATGCGCGATATCACCTTAATAACTGTAGAAGAAATGAGCGAAATTCGGCGCATTTGGCTAGAAGAAAAACACGAATTTGATGATAGCTTACCTCGTATTTATCAAGAAGTAACTGGCGAAGAATTTCAAGATCCCCGTCCTGGTGCTGACTATAGCCTACTAGGTCGTGATGAATGGATAGTATTAGAAGAAATCTGTGAAGGTGACGCGATGCAATTGGAACTCATGGCGAAATTGTTAGATACAGAACGCCAGTATCGCAAAAAGACTCGTCGCGTGGGAATATATGAAGCTCTAGAAAAATGTTTTAATACAAGTTCTCGTTCCCCAGAAGAAGCGATTAAGAATGCTCGTTTGAAACGCGAATTAAGCGAAGCAGTTAGTCAAGGTGATGTTGCAAAGGTCAAGCAGATGACTTTGGGTGATGTTGCCGCAATGAATGAGGTAAATGAAGCGAAAAGTGATGAACAGTTAACTTGGGGAAGTATGAAATTTAAAAAGAAAGATTCAGAAGAATAGAATACCGGGCGAATGGAATTCGCTGCTACACAGACGAAACCCACCTTCGTGGGTTGAAGAAAAATGAGAGCAAGTTTTACGCAATTGTATTTACATTATGTTTGGGCGACGTGGGATAGATTGCCCCTAATTACGCTTGATATTCAGAAGTTAGTTTATGCAGCGATCGTTCAGGAATGTGAACAATTAAAATGTACCGTAATTGCAATTGGTGGTGTTGAAGATCATGTCCATCTGCTAACAGGTTTTCCGTCAACCATCAGTGTCTCTGAATTGGTTAAACAAATTAAGGGAAGTTCTTCCCATTTCATCACTCACGAAATCAAGCCAGGTGAGTTTTTTAAATGGCAAGGTAGCTATGGAGCTTTTACAGTTAGTTATGATGCCATTGATAATATAGCCAATTACATCAGAAACCAAGCTATCCACCATAGCCAAAAATCAATCATTCCTATCTGGGAACTAACTCCCAAGTAACCTAAGAACTATGAATTTATTTAGTCCGCGGAGGCGGACTTTGCCTGTGTAGCCGCGAATTCCATTCGCCCGGTATTTCTAGATATTTAATAATCTTAAAAAATCAATGATATTTCTTGAACTCGTTCTGCAAAACTTCGGCCCCTACGTTGGGAAACAGGTAATCAATCTAAACCCAAAAATTGATGAGGAAAACTCACGCCCAATTATCCTTTTAGGTGGAATGAATGGCGGCGGAAAAACTACCCTTATGGATGCTATTCGTCTCGCCCTTTATGGACCCCGTGCCCAATGTTCTACCCGTGGTAATTTAAGTTATAGCGATTTTCTCAACCAATGTGTTAACAACAAAATAGATCCAGTTGCAGACACCCGTATTGAATTACTTTTTGAACATATCGAAAACGATAAGCCAATAAAATATCGTGTTGTGCGTAGTTGGACAAAAAATCCTAAAGACGGGAAAGATACATTAGGCATTTTAGGTGATAGTGATACATGGCCTGATGCTTTAGTTAATATCTGGGATGAATATATAGAAAATCTTTTACCATTAGGTATTTCTAATTTATTTCTCTTTGATGGGGAACAGGTTAAAGAACTTGCAGAACAGGAAACACCACCACCAGTTGTAGTAGATGCAATTCGCGGGCTTTTAGGTTTAGAATTAGCAGACCGTTTAGCAGTTGATTTAGATATCTTAGTTAATCGTAAAATTAAAGAAGTTGGTACTAGTAAGGATTTAGCAAACCTAGAGGAAATTGAAACTAGGTTAACCCAACAG
It encodes the following:
- a CDS encoding DGQHR domain-containing protein — its product is MKDSTSDPTADIAREYLERENKEKQVLALLLEKFLGKKDQILVQKTEMGGTEAYVSSVTLEWFAGRVHFASGLPLFQKKYNPETENIEIDADSIDEIQQRPLDWSRQAPLVQYLAARHNHKFPPVLVVINQPWVDNPKAAEWDSEGRATKSTTDFIPLDKDAKVGLLNISEDDVTIYALDGQHRLMGVQGLMELIKTRKLQRYKKDKAADDSFITVNDLIQKYQVDLAYLQNLPKEKIGIEFICAVAAGETRTEARRRVRSIFVHVNLMAAPLTKGQLTQLNEDDGFAIVARKIAVTHPLLEQRQERNPRVNWNSATVASNSTVLTTLQALQDMSERYLSQKFPHWKPLEKGLIPMRPEDEELEQGIEEFRKLFDSLANLPSYKILEHEDTPALRRFSFEKDGGEGNMLFRPVAQVALAQALGILVFKKGFTLVDIFKKLRKFDQQGGFSGMEYPQSLWYGVLYDPNKKRVQVAGRDLAAKLLVYILGGIQEQMERAELRKALADARTMEDKTIGFDGKFVDPKAVGLPHILN
- the dndC gene encoding DNA phosphorothioation system sulfurtransferase DndC, with protein sequence MTTAQQAENKGQQTRTVAELVDYIQALNTEIQELYCLDEIPWVLGVSWGKDSSTVLQLVWNAIAALPPEKRSKTIHVITTDTQVENPVVSTWVRKSLQNLKVAAKKYGMPIEPHLLQPVIEDTFWVNLIGKGYPAPRNQFRWCTPRLKINPANQFIREIVRANGETILVLGTRKAESSKRAATMKKHQADRVRDHLSPNASLPNSLIYTPIEDWSNNDVWIYLNQYENPWGQNNKELFTMYRGATADNECPLVVDTSTPSCGDSRFGCWVCTLVNKDKSMEAMIQNDEEKEWMQPLLDIRNELDIQDDRDKRDFRRIWGDVQLFERNKNGEISVEPIPGPYTKYWREHWLRRLLEAQTKIRHTAPENMRDITLITVEEMSEIRRIWLEEKHEFDDSLPRIYQEVTGEEFQDPRPGADYSLLGRDEWIVLEEICEGDAMQLELMAKLLDTERQYRKKTRRVGIYEALEKCFNTSSRSPEEAIKNARLKRELSEAVSQGDVAKVKQMTLGDVAAMNEVNEAKSDEQLTWGSMKFKKKDSEE
- the tnpA gene encoding IS200/IS605 family transposase, whose translation is MRASFTQLYLHYVWATWDRLPLITLDIQKLVYAAIVQECEQLKCTVIAIGGVEDHVHLLTGFPSTISVSELVKQIKGSSSHFITHEIKPGEFFKWQGSYGAFTVSYDAIDNIANYIRNQAIHHSQKSIIPIWELTPK